The genomic segment tatcctaaggaaataatcctgATGTGGAGTTGCTAGATCAAATGGTATTTAATGGTCACTTCATGATGCTTGCAAACCCACAGGACCTGAGAATGAGAGGCAAAAAAGTGCACGTTCACTCTGAAGAAGCTGATTGCATGAGTTGTAAAAAGAACTGCAAGTCTTGAGCGTGGCCCTTCAATCAATCGTTTGTATGAAACATCTGAGGGGAAAGGGCTTCCTCTCTGAACTATAGCTTGCTATTACCATTAGGTCCAAAATCCTTGCTTTCTTGAGAAGATACACTTATTCTAAACAGTGATTTCTCAACTGAGGGAaatgctagagggaaaaaaaaaaaaaaaaaaaaggaaaaaaaaaaaaaaccctcttccaTCTGCAAGTCCATTTtcaattatataaacatatttttatttcaaccttGTTTTTGTACAATCTCTGGaccactttaataaaaaaaaaaaacagctgctTTTTTATGCAAGGAATGtcacaaaagcaaaatataagtTGGAAAAGAACACTATCCAAATAAGGAATAAAAAGCCTTATTTAGTACTTTCACACTACACTTCCAACATTTTTACCAGCAGAACAGTACAGCCCCTTAATTACCTGCACAGCTGATAACACAGCTCGCATGGCTCTACCCTCCACCTCCTGGGACACATTGGCAGTTCCTGTTTTCTGGCTATTTTCTGTCATCTCATAGCTTACCGAAGTCTTCGTCCATAGTAGATCCTTTGCTCCAGAGGAATAAAGtaacattttctattattatctGTAATATAACAGTATCTATTATATAATCTGAAAATATTATGAGGTAATAGAAACAAAGGTCATGTGTGTTGACCACCATGTGATGCCAGCCATTAATTAACCATGTACAGAAGAAGCTCCATTGCTTCTAAGGACAGGTATGTAATGTCTGCCATGAAAAAGAGGTCCAATAAATTTTTCATGAAGCAAATGACTactttcctattttcatttctattttggtAGTCTATCAGTCTCCTATTGACATCTGAAGGAGGCTTACACCCACTCTCCAGAGATGATCCACTAAAAGATGCTATGGTTGGCTATCCAAAGAATCATTCATCACCATCCCTCTCTTCAAGTGGCTGGAAATCCTTATGCTTGCCTCCCCAACCACCCCTTCAGCAACGGGTGATAGTCATGTGGCAGAGAGTACTGGAAAGGAAAGCTAGGTTCCTGGGAACCTAGGTACCTGGGAAAGTTTTTGCTTTCCTGATAAGAGACCAATGGGTGGTGCCCAGCCTTCCCCTGCTTCTTAACTTGAATGCACATGTAAGTTTCAGAGCTAGTCAATCGTCTTATcattatgagagaaagagaactgtaGAATCCTTGGCCCTGACATCTTTGAGCTGATAAACACCAAATTACCTATATCCAGATTcattattaaatgagaaaaataacttgGTTTGTTTAAACCATTTAATAATCATATTTTCTACTGCATCCTGCCCACAGCATCATAATTACTTCCTGATAACAAAGATCGAGTCTCTTTGTGTTAACACTTCCAGCTTTCTTCAACTTCAAATGAAATGCTCACAATTTTTAATCAAGTTAacacaattatttaaatatatgtacaatGAACCCTGTGTATCTGTTACTATAAGGGAAGGACACCTTCATCATCCTGGTTATACAATAGCAAACGAAAATTCGGCAGTATTTGGGCTAATATTCTATGAGACTCTGGTGAGGGATTAGCATATGAATTATTAATCCTTATTTtccagtttatatttttcttttataagaatataaggagtggggcacgtgggtggctcagtgggttaagacgctgccttcagctcgggtcatgatctcagggtcctgggatcgagtcccatatcgggctctctgctcagtggggggcctgcttcccttcctctctgcctgcttgtgatctctgtctgtcaaataaataaataaaataaggagttacattacatattacatattacattacTATTTTTCAATACTGAAAGTTAAAGCAACTTGGTTTGCATCAGTGATTTATTCTGATATTTTTCataccaatttaaaaataaatacacagcttatttatattaaaacatgCTTTTAGTTTATTAAAGGTTCAAGTTTTACATACTGGCtcataaaagaattataaacttcttaaaaaataaaatttatatatagtatagcttttattgaattatatgagATGAACTTTTGTTTATACATGTAAAATCTttggaaacaacaaaataatgaagaaactaaaattaCAACTTCCTGTGTTTCTTGTATGCTCAGATCCCACCTTCTAGAAGCTGTTAAGTAAGAAAGGCAAGGGAGATATACCAGACAAGTGATTATCTGACACACATTCTGATGGAAACCTGGTAAAGTCTGCTAACTCCTCTGGGTTTCAAAATTTATCCATAAGGTGGAGAGAGCTGCAGGATCCATGTAAGTAAAAGGATCTGGATTTTAACCACTGATTCTAAAGGCACCAGTGTGCTCTTGAGTCAACAGGTAAAGCTCttatatcaaaagaaatgattcaTATCCAGAAGTTTGACAAACAATTAAAGGCTTAAATTGTAcaatgttttcctattttccccAGAGGCAACCTCAGTTACAAAATTTTTAGTTTGAAATGTGAAATTAATTCATCATGAGTGCTGATAATATGCCCTTCAGTCAGTAAAGAaaggtggaggagagagaaaaagaaagaaaagtatttttactgGGGGATAAATTTACATGTAGAAATCTACAATTTCAAATACATCCAACCTCAATGAACTGTAAAAAGAAGATACTCTAGCAGTTCATATTATACATCACTGCAGACACTAAGTTCCCACAATTATTTTTGCTAAGTATTGCACTAAACTTCAAGGGATAATCAAGAGTTATCAGTACAAACTAAAACTTCATGCAAAATATCACATGATAAATCACGATTTTTTTGTATGAAACTGATgtccttaaaaaaataggtaatGTGTACTGAAAACAGTACTATGCCAATATTTCCCGCATAAATAGGTTTCTAATGCAAACTAGctataagctagagaaaataatcaACCACCCAACAAGGCAGactatatttttttgtttcattcattgcCTTATGAAAAGGGTTAATTATCCTTAAAGGAAAAGGGCTTTTTtggctataatttttattttattaagttattaaCTGACTTATTTCTAACATTCAGAAGTCTCGATTTAGCAAGCACTGAAGGCTCCAGACCAGAAAACATTTTGTGTTTAAAAGTGTAATTCCATGAAATTCATTACTTCATActgtaaaaaagataaattagtaCATATACTACAGGTTTGTGCTATTCAGTGCAGACCAGTGGCCTGATGTGGATAATGTACTTTTAATGTGGCTAAACCAAATTAGTAAAATACACAACAGATTCAAAGAATTAGTACAGAAGAATAGTAGGAACTACCTTAATAATTGTTTACATTGATTACATGGTGAAATGGTAATATTTGGGATCTATGGAGCtaaataaactatattattaaaattaacaccagcattttctttttatctttttaatgtgactactaggaaattttaaattacatagtAAATGGCTCACATTATTGTTCTGTTCTATAGCACTGCTACAGAAACAGCAGACTCAATTACATGTTAATATTAATCATAACCCGTATCATTAAATTTTTGTATAATTATGGTATTTGAGATAACATATTTAACCTATTATGCCTCTacgcttaaaaacaaaaccagataaaaccTGCTCTAATCTTTTTCATCTTCTGTATATTGGCAAGTGTGCTAAACTTTGGTTAGAGATGAGTCAGCAAACAGGCAGAAAGGGTCTTTCTGGttgatagaaatgttctaaaattggattgTGGTGATGACCGCACAACTATAAATGTATTCAAATCACTGGATTATATACTTCAAGCCAGTTAAGTTGTATAgctgtaaattatacctcaataaagctgtttttaaaaaaaaaaagtgccaactAGAGCCCAGCAGATCTAAAGTGCAATCTAGAAACTGCATATAAATTTCTGGtgattcaaatattattttcaatctATCATACAACTCAATATTGCAACAGATTTTTTCCAtgagggtccttttttttttttttttttttttaaagatcttatttatttatttgacagagagagagagagagagattgcaagtaggcagagaggcaggcagagagaggtcggggtcagggaagcaggctccctgctgagcagagagcccgatgtggggctcaatcccaggaccctgcgaccatgacccgaaccaaaggcagaggcttaacccactgagccacccaggtgcccccatgaggGTCCTTTTAAGTGCAATGGATCTAATTCAACAGTAGATTATGTGATCACTAATTGAGGTATAagttgaaaaagagagaatgttaGAGTCGCTGAGGGGACAATttatttgctttaggggtacCCAGCTCAGGCAATCTTACCGCAAATGCCTCACACAGTCTGGGCACCCTATAATTGGACATCCATTGGCATTTCACCAAAACAGAAtactagaatattaaaaaaaaacttatattaatgaagaaaaagaagaagaaacaaaacaatggttACAGTTAGTACCACATAAAGAATTCACACTGAACAGGAAGATAGATTTCAAGACATGTGCccaaacacaaatataaatacaaacatttgCATGGATATACTGAGTTGCCTCAAGGTCTCATTTAAGAAGTAAATCAGGTGATTATTCAAAAGCCAAAGAATCATCTGAAATGTTAAAATCATTCAGGAACGTTCATTTAAGGCCGCCACAGAAGCAAGGGACCTAATATAGTGCATGCTAGGTCTACAATGACTCATCCAGGCATGTGGAAAAATCTATGAATGTATTTGTTAAAGTTCCAGACTGAAGTTATGTCACAACTGTGAATGTTTATGATGTAGTTAGAAATACTTTATGAGGTGAGTGATACTTTAAAACTGAAACGTGAACATGGATCAAATAAGactgaaaatgtgatttttttcctacagaaTATCTGATACTTCACAGAATTAAAAGCTATTTCTCGAGGGcttatcttaagaaaaaaacaaacaacaaaatgaaacgTGAATAAAACTCTCACTGAATTTGCTTTCTAGACAATTTGCTGTTGAATATAGGATACCACCAGCCAGTTCACACAATCCAATCACTGTGGTGTCCCCAGCACATAggttttttgtacattttattcatGCATAAATGCTTTTTAGACCTtccaaaataaatgcacagaaagacacaaatacatttttaaagatatccaCAAAATAATGTTGTCTAGGTATCAAAACAATTGTATTTGNNNNNNNNNNNNNNNNNNNNNNNNNNNNNNNNNNNNNNNNNNNNNNNNNNNNNNNNNNNNNNNNNNNNNNNNNNNNNNNNNNNNNNNNNNNNNNNNNNNNNNNNNNNNNNNNNNNNNNNNNNNNNNNNNNNNNNNNNNNNNNNNNNNNNNNNNNNNNNNNNNNNNNNNNNNNNNNNNNNNNNNNNNNNNNNNNNNNNNNNNNNNNNNNNNNNNNNNNNNNNNNNNNNNNNNNNNNNNNNNNNNNNNNNNNNNNNNNNNNNNNNNNNNNNNNNNNNNNNNNNNNNNNNNNNNNNNNNNNNNNNNNNNNNNNNNNNNNNNNNNNNNNNNNNNNNNNNNNNNNNNNNNNNNNNNNNNNNNNNNNNNNNNNNNNNNNNNNNNNNNNNNNNNNNNNNNNNNNNNNAAATCACCATAGAAGTTGATTAAAGTGCTGGCCATGGCTGTATCTACCGCAGACTGAGGAATCATCCCGCGCAGATCCGTCTGAATGTAGCCTGTCAAAAGACTCTGGTGTGGACTGTCTTTAAGCGGAACACAAAACCAACCACAGGGATGGTTATAGCCACGAATAAATTCTGGTCTCTTTTCATTCCAGTCAACACTTAGCCCtacaaggaaattttaaaataacaccatTAATGGCAGTGACGGTAAATAGTAAATAGACTATAAATAGTCTACAACTCTCATTAAACAATATTTTCAGATTtcctgtttaaatattttttcttcttatccaTGTAGATGAAAACTAAGCCCCAAGAGTGACcatggaagaatgaaaaagataattaCCAAGTAAAATTCTGGCAGAGGGCTAGAGGTAATGGGGAAAGTTCTAATCCCATCAGAATAGGTAACATTATGTCATCTTGGTAACTCCTTGGAAACTATGAATCTTGGCTGTAGCAGCAAGGCCTCAAGGTGCCCAAAATCAAAACGACAGTACCACCACTACTCCCTAAAGACATTACTACATCCAACTTTGGTACTGGCTGGTTAAGAGTAAACAAGTAGATATTTACCTAAAACTGCCAACTCAAGTATATACTATACACAGAAAAAGACTGATTTCCCTATagatatattttagaaagcaGGAGCCttctattattccttttttctattattattctttttctctgtaagatttttatttatttatttgatagagatcacaagtaggaagagaggcaggcagggggggtggtaagggaagcaggccccctgctgagcagacagcccaatgtggggcttgatcccaggaccctgagatcatgacctgagctgaatgcagaggcttaacccactgagccacccaggtgcccagtattcttcatttttagaagaaaaatatttattacatagctcaaggaaggaaaaatattctAACACATACCAGTGTGTTATGTATATGACCAAGAAGCTGTTTTCTGAGAGTGATTTAATCTATTTACTACAACCCTTTCTCAGAGGCAGGCATGTGATTCATATTTCTCAGTGGTGACCTGGAGGATACCACATAACTGAGAATAAAAACTTACCAGAAAGATTTCAAAACCCTTCTtgatattgttattttaattcctATGATGTAGCAATTGCAAAGCTTAGTATAAAATAAGTGTGAAGGCTGAAAATATATCTCACATAGAAACATCCAGCCAAGaaacctcaaatatttaaaacaaatgaaaagatatcatAGAGTTTTGAGATCATTACCACAGGACAAAAGCCCTTCTTCATAACCCACAGTGTAGGAGAAATCAACAAACTCTCTTGGGGAAATTATATTCCAAAGCTGACCAGCGGTAGTGTAACGCATCACACAGCAATTCTGAAAGAGAACAGGTAACAGGTATTACTACTTAGGAAATATATATGAACTCATATATCATAACTTAACCCTTAGTAAAAAACtaagattaatttaaaatgtatttataattattattaataataattcttacatccaacagcacattaaaaagattatccaccatgaccaggtgggattcatccctgggctacaaggatagttcaacattcgcaaatccatcaatgtgatagaacacattaataagagaagagagaagaaccacatggtcctctgaattgatgcagaaaaagcatctgacaaaatccagcatccgttcctgattaaaacgcttcaaagtatagggacagagggaacattcctgaacttcatcaaatctatctatgaaagacccacagcaaatatcatcctcaatgggaaaaagcttgcagccttcccgttgagatcaggatcatgacaaggatgcccactctcgccactctatttcaacatagtattagaagtcctagcaacagcaatcagacaacaaaggaaaataaaaggtatccaaattggtaatgaagaagcttactctctctctttgcagatgacatgattctttatatggaaaacacaaaagactccacccccaaactactagaactcatacagcaattcagcaatgtggcaggatacaaagtcaatgtacagaaatcagtggctttcttatacactaataatgaaaatacagaaagagaaatcagagaatcaattccatttactatagcaccaagaaccataagatacctgggaataaacctaaccaaagaggtaaaggatctgaactcgaggaactacagaacactcatgaaagaaattgaagaagacacaaaaagatggaagaccattccatgctcttggatcggaagaataaacattgttaaaatgtctatactgcctagagtaatctatacttttaatgctattccgaccAAAATTCTAcctgtattcttcaaagagctggagcaaataatcctaaaatttgtatggaatcagaagagaccacgaatcgctaaggaaatgttgaaaaacaaaaataaaacggggggcatcacgttacctgatttcaagctttactacaaagctgagatcaccaagacagcatggtactggcataaaaacagacacatagaccagtggaacagagtagagagcccagatatggacccccaactctatggtcaaataatcttcgacaaaacaggaaaaaatatacagtggaaaaaagacagtctcttcaataaatggtgctgggaaaactgggcagctatatggaGNNNNNNNNNNNNNNNNNNNNNNNNNNNNNNNNNNNNNNNNNNNNNNNNNNNNNNNNNNNNNNNNNNNNNNNNNNNNNNNNNNNNNNNNNNNNNNNNNNNNgtggaaaaaagacagtctcttcaataaatggtgctgggaaaactgggcagctatatgtagaagaatgaaactcgaccattctcttacaccgtacacaaagataaactcaaaatggattaaagacctcaacatgagacaggaatccatcagaatcctagaggagaacataggcagtaatctcttcgatatcagccacagcaacttctttcaagatatgtctccaaaggcaaaggaaacaaaagcaaagatgaacttttgggacttcatcaaaatcaaaaagcttctgcacagccaaggaaacagtcaagaaaacaaagaggcaacccatggaatgggaaaagatatttgcaagtaacagtacagacaaaagattgatatccaggatctataatgaactcctcaaattcaacacacacaaaacagacaatcacatcaaaaaatgggcagaagatatggacagacacttctccaatgaagacatacaaatggctatcagacacatgaaaaaatgttcatcatcattagccctcagggagattcaaattaaaaacacattgagatatcaccttacacaagttagaatggccaaaattaacaaaacaggaaacaacatgtgttggaggggatgtggagaaaggggaaccctcttacactgttggtgggaatgcaagttggtgcagcctctttggagaacagtgtggagattcctcaagaaattaaaaatagaacttccctatgaccctgccattgcactcgtgggtatttaccccaaagatacagatgtcgtgaaaagaagggccatctgtaccccaatgtttatagcagcaatggccatggttgccaaactgtggaaagaaccaagatgcccttcagtggactaatggataaggaagatgtggtccatatacactatggagtattatgcctccatcagaaaggacgaatacccaacttttgtagcaacatggacaggactgcaagagattatgctgagtgaaataagtcaagcagagagagtcaattatcatatggtttcacttatttgtggagcataacaaatagcatggaggacatggggagttagagaggagaaggtagtagggggaaattggaaggggaggtgaaccatgagagactatggactctgaaaaacaatctgagggttttgaaggggcggggggtgggaggtcggggtaccaggtggtgggtattatagagggcacggattgcatggagccctgggtgtggtgcaaaaaataatgaatactgttatgctgaaaataaaaaataaattaaaaaaaaaaaaagactgaaccacacacacacacgaaaaaataataataattcttacaGCAATGCTGACAGGTTTTGATCTCTATTCTAAATCTCACTGCCATTTTATGGGCATGAATAAGGTATATGACCAAAATACAAAGAGGTAAGTTACCCAGTATCAAATCTCTAACTCAATGCAGTGGCTTTGTATCCTATATGGTATTCAACATGGAAGTAAGTGGTGTAGACTACAGGTGTTTAGCATCAAATCCACAAATATCTGGACTAAAACACCAAATGTTTCaataaagaaattcaaacatgggaagaatgaattaacaaaaatagaaaaatagaaacaaatagaaaaaaaaaaaaccactttggtTACATCATCCTCTAATGCCTAAGGttgcatttttatctttggtCTTTGATTTTGGCTTAACATTAGTGGGAAAAACTACATATGATTACCTAGAAACCTGCATATGATGGTGTTGTCTTTAGAATTTTAGatttcagattttacttatttatttgacagagggagatcacaagtaggcagagaggcaggcagagagagaaggggaagcaggctccctgctgagcagaaagcccaatgcggaatccatcccaggaaccctgggatcatgacctgagccaaaggcaaaggctcaacccactaagccacccaggcgcccctcaagttcAGTTTTATAATTAAAGATGCTGGCAGTTTTCTTAAGCAGCAAGGGTAGcgctactgtggaaaacaaacTCAGTTCTGACTAATACTCATTAGTTAATATGAGAAAGCTCAAGCTTTTTAAAAGGCAGCAAGGATTCCCCTTTGAGATTTCTGCCATGATTACTTACTCTCCAATCAATGAATACAAGTGGGTGCCCATACTcacactcacatgctctctcttacaggcacacacacaaaatctgaaGTAATGTTTCTCAATAAATACCTCCTCAAAGTGTTCCAAAATATCCATTGAAGTCATTAAGCTATCCCAATCCAAACGACAGGGACCTGGGCGTATATGGTCTATGACACTATTGACGCTGTCTTCTATAACACCTTGGGCTTtgaaactggagaaaaaatattaaggtcAGATgctgttagaaagaaaaatttcagtatGTCCTCATAGTTCAGAGCTaacttcaaaaaaaggaaaagttaataaaatttttataaagggaGTAAATCCCAAAAGTTTTTCTGGTAAGTTATATCAATTATTTTATCAGAATGTACTCTTTGCCCTCAAATCTAACAAGTGATCTGAAGTCTAAATTAAATGAACATAGGAAAGTACCTTCATGTTACAGTGTAACTGAAAACAGTCCATACAACACTCGTGCTTCATTTATCCTGTATGCAATTCTTTTCTCAGGCTCTAAGATGTTACTagtatacacatatttttactctgactttcaaaaacttttttaCAGGAACAGCAAAATAGGTCATCCAGGAATAGCACACAGAAGAATGACTCATGAATAATATCAGAACTTGACATATTTTAGAGGTGGCATTATGTATCAGTGGGGAAAGGATGTATTATTCCATAAATGGCACTTTGATTCAATACTTATActaatagagaaattaaaaactgaatCACTATTTGACACCATTCAAAACAATTACTTCCAGACAGACTAAAGACCACTACATAAAATTTAAAGCTTTGAGAAAAATACATCTTTGTGACCTTAGGATACAGGGGGAGttcttaaatacataaaacaaacaaaaatacaaataatacaggacagttaaaattaaaaatttgcataCTACAAATGACAGTGTAAGTAATTTCTTCAAAAACCAGCCATAGACTGGAAGAACGAATGTGTAACACATATAAACAGACATAATTATTCTATAGTATACATAATTAATTCCTATAaaccaatgagaaaaagaaaataagtacaaAAGATATGTTAAGATTGACCAGAAATATCAATAAATTAaggaaagatgctcaacttcacttGTACTCAAGTAAATACTAACAAGATCCGG from the Mustela nigripes isolate SB6536 chromosome 12, MUSNIG.SB6536, whole genome shotgun sequence genome contains:
- the STARD4 gene encoding stAR-related lipid transfer protein 4 isoform X2, with amino-acid sequence MEGLPDATAFATRLKNTLIQYHSIEDDKWRVAKKTKDVTIWRKPSEEFNGYLFKAQGVIEDSVNSVIDHIRPGPCRLDWDSLMTSMDILEHFEENCCVMRYTTAGQLWNIISPREFVDFSYTVGYEEGLLSCGLSVDWNEKRPEFIRGYNHPCGWFCVPLKDSPHQSLLTGYIQTDLRGMIPQSATEITSRQRGREAGPPLSREPDMGLDPRTLRS
- the STARD4 gene encoding stAR-related lipid transfer protein 4 isoform X3, coding for MDQLMKDVTIWRKPSEEFNGYLFKAQGVIEDSVNSVIDHIRPGPCRLDWDSLMTSMDILEHFEENCCVMRYTTAGQLWNIISPREFVDFSYTVGYEEGLLSCGLSVDWNEKRPEFIRGYNHPCGWFCVPLKDSPHQSLLTGYIQTDLRGMIPQSAYSVLVKCQWMSNYRVPRLCEAFAVRLPELGTPKANKLSPQRL
- the STARD4 gene encoding stAR-related lipid transfer protein 4 isoform X1 — translated: MEGLPDATAFATRLKNTLIQYHSIEDDKWRVAKKTKDVTIWRKPSEEFNGYLFKAQGVIEDSVNSVIDHIRPGPCRLDWDSLMTSMDILEHFEENCCVMRYTTAGQLWNIISPREFVDFSYTVGYEEGLLSCGLSVDWNEKRPEFIRGYNHPCGWFCVPLKDSPHQSLLTGYIQTDLRGMIPQSAYSVLVKCQWMSNYRVPRLCEAFAVRLPELGTPKANKLSPQRL